The genomic interval ACATTGGGTTGTAAGGGTTCCCTGGTTATTCACTTTACTGATAATGCCCTTATAAACATAAACGGTCCCGACCTGTATATATTTGAAGTGGGCAAATACATTGAAACTACTGAATTGGCTATATCAAAAGACGGGAAACAATGGTTAAACGTAGGAAAGATCAATGGGGGTAAAGCAAGTGTTGATATAGGTGATTCGGTTAAACCAGGTGAAGTATTCAATTATGTTCGTTTAACCGATCTCGGCGATGACTGCCACGGTTACTGGCCTGGTGCCGATATTGACGCGATCGCGGCGATCGGGGCGGGGAAATACCTCAGTTTAAGATCATCTGTATTGTTTAGTTTTGATAAGGCTATTTTAAAACCCGAAGCCCAAACCGAGTTCGATCAATTGATAGATGAAATTTTAAAGTACCCCGGTTCTCAGATCATTATTGAAGGACATACAGACAGTCTTGGTACAACAAGCTACAACGAAAAGCTCTCTTACCAGCGCGCGCTTGCGGTAAATAATTATTTACGCACCAAATTAACTAAAGAGAAGTACGAAATTTATTACTATGGTTACGGAGCAAAATATCCCATTGCTTCCAATACAAACAAGGAAGGACAGGAGCAAAACAGGAGGGTGGATATGATCATTGTTCCTCCGGAGGAATAGTAAATTTTAATTACCGGGATTGCAAATCATTAACTCTCTTTTGTTATGTTGGGCTTAAAACGATTAATTTACTATTACCTTTTTGGTCAGACCATATGAATTAGTTATTATTTGTATAAAATAAATCCCTTTATTTAACACCGGCACATTACAATTAATTTCATTGAGGTTGCCATTAGAATGAATAATTCTATCTTCAATTAATTTGCCGGTAATATCTGTCCACCTTATTATTATTATTATTTCACCTTCAATGTTGTTTTTAAAATTAATTTTTACATTTTCACCTGATTGAACAGGCATTGGATAGGGTAAAGAATTTACATTTGTCTCAGTTTCCTCAATAGCCATTAATGTTCCACAGGAAGGGCTGATTGATTTTGATGATGTGCCATTGATTTTAATTATTGTGCTTATTGCTGGTATATCATCAACCATAGCTGTAATAAAATAAAAACCCGAAGGTATAATCAATGAATCACTCGGTATTGATACAGTGATCTGCTGACCTTGCTGGGTAAATTTTAATTCAACATATCGCATAGGGTCTGAATGCATAAAATGCGTAACAGCCGGAAGCGTCATTAAAATTACACTTGTCGGAGCGTTTGTTTTTTCAATATCAAAAGTAATTTGTCCCCCTCTGGTAATTATTGTTTGACTAATATTTTTTAGTTCAGGACGAACACCTTTGAACCAATAAGGTGGTTTAAATTCCTCAATAATACTTTTTGGGGGTTCATTTCCAGGTTGTCCTTCACCACCTACCACTATGATCCTTCCATCTGCAGTTAATGTAGCTATAGTATGATATTCTCTGGCATAATTCATTGGATTAAGCCTTCTCCATGAATTGGATGCAGGATCATACATGTCTGCTAAAGCCATATAACCCCATGCGTTTACATTTGTCGGATCTGTACTTTCCTCCTTATAGCCGCCAAGTACTAATATCTTTTTGTCGGGTAAAAGAATTGATTTGCATCTTGAACGTACAGGAGCATAATTGGCTCCAAGAGACCATTGTTGAGTTGCAGGATTATAAATTTCTGTCAGGTTACCAACCACACCGGAATTGAATGACTTATATCCAATTGATATAACTCTTCCGTCACAATAAGGAAGTAGTGTTAGTTCGTGATCAGCGTGATCTCCATTAGGCATACGATTACCCTGAACAAAGTCGCCCGTTAAACTCCATTGTTTAGAAGGTATATCAAATAGCTGTGGCGGACGATGGGTCATTAATACCTTTCCATTGTATAGAGAAATAACTGGAGAAACCTCATTGCCTAAAGCAACGGTATCTGTGGCAACAGATGTATTTAAGATGGGGTCATAAATTTCAGAGCTGTTTGTTCGTTTAGGGTTGTTTTGATTACCACCACCGACTATAAGTAGTTTTTCATTCGGCAAAAGTAACATTGTCGGGTACCATCTGTATCCAATCATATCTGACTCACTTTGCCAGATATT from Bacteroidota bacterium carries:
- a CDS encoding OmpA family protein, which encodes MAFCLSVSFCCAQVDTKTGKYYSDGHGKQVYLPLGDISFADEVISFKHGKPRAIPGALDSSRAIGVSDFTGTDEGFLTLGCKGSLVIHFTDNALININGPDLYIFEVGKYIETTELAISKDGKQWLNVGKINGGKASVDIGDSVKPGEVFNYVRLTDLGDDCHGYWPGADIDAIAAIGAGKYLSLRSSVLFSFDKAILKPEAQTEFDQLIDEILKYPGSQIIIEGHTDSLGTTSYNEKLSYQRALAVNNYLRTKLTKEKYEIYYYGYGAKYPIASNTNKEGQEQNRRVDMIIVPPEE
- a CDS encoding DUF1929 domain-containing protein; this translates as MIKISTNNLTLTAIILIINNTYSQFTLSGNVKDNSSNNINNARVIIFNADTSFFKEQRTMSTGNFTLTNIPADNYTIGITALGKEYKTGIVNVSSNQTNLNYTLNAESNKGVWNILMDSPEPLGGTDLGVMLGNGKIFYCHNSQDPFLFNPDSNTVSYPTGDVQIQGCAAATLLPDGRMIYAGGTLQAVYGPGTNKVKAYNPALNIWQSESDMIGYRWYPTMLLLPNEKLLIVGGGNQNNPKRTNSSEIYDPILNTSVATDTVALGNEVSPVISLYNGKVLMTHRPPQLFDIPSKQWSLTGDFVQGNRMPNGDHADHELTLLPYCDGRVISIGYKSFNSGVVGNLTEIYNPATQQWSLGANYAPVRSRCKSILLPDKKILVLGGYKEESTDPTNVNAWGYMALADMYDPASNSWRRLNPMNYAREYHTIATLTADGRIIVVGGEGQPGNEPPKSIIEEFKPPYWFKGVRPELKNISQTIITRGGQITFDIEKTNAPTSVILMTLPAVTHFMHSDPMRYVELKFTQQGQQITVSIPSDSLIIPSGFYFITAMVDDIPAISTIIKINGTSSKSISPSCGTLMAIEETETNVNSLPYPMPVQSGENVKINFKNNIEGEIIIIIRWTDITGKLIEDRIIHSNGNLNEINCNVPVLNKGIYFIQIITNSYGLTKKVIVN